One genomic region from Amycolatopsis sp. FBCC-B4732 encodes:
- a CDS encoding ABC transporter substrate-binding protein, translated as MPSKPRLALLVAALLGLTTLTACGSSTSDASGEVVLRVGDQTGATQSRLKAAGLLDNLPYQVEWSQFAAAVNLHEALRADAIDIGGANDSPTVTAIAGGSKIKVAAAWSNGGRGTYLLVPKDSPARTVADLKGKRVSPTTRGSVAHYLVIGALKQAGLSDKDVTLNFLAPSEANGAFSTGNIDAWATWSVYAARARGELGARVLSDGAGINSGLNVLSATDKALGDPRKRTAIQDFASRVDKSYAWSKDNPGAFDKWYAGFAHQPPAIAAQVRPDETTYQRIPVDAALAAQLQKTYDTWVQQGLFPGGKKLTEYIDSGLDPR; from the coding sequence ATGCCCTCGAAACCCCGGCTCGCCCTGCTCGTGGCCGCGCTGCTCGGCCTCACCACGCTCACGGCGTGCGGATCGTCCACTTCGGACGCTTCCGGCGAGGTCGTGCTGCGGGTCGGCGACCAGACCGGCGCCACGCAGTCCCGGCTCAAGGCCGCGGGCCTGCTCGACAACCTGCCGTACCAGGTCGAGTGGTCGCAGTTCGCCGCCGCGGTCAACCTGCACGAAGCCCTGCGCGCCGACGCGATCGACATCGGCGGCGCCAACGACTCCCCGACCGTGACCGCGATCGCCGGCGGCTCGAAGATCAAGGTCGCCGCGGCCTGGAGCAACGGCGGCAGGGGCACCTACCTCCTGGTACCGAAGGACAGCCCGGCCCGCACCGTCGCCGACCTCAAGGGCAAGCGGGTCTCGCCGACCACCCGCGGCAGCGTCGCGCACTACCTGGTGATCGGCGCGCTCAAGCAGGCCGGGTTGTCGGACAAGGACGTCACGCTCAACTTCCTCGCCCCGTCCGAGGCGAACGGCGCCTTCTCCACCGGCAACATCGACGCCTGGGCCACGTGGAGCGTCTACGCGGCCCGCGCCCGCGGCGAACTCGGCGCCCGCGTGCTGTCCGACGGCGCGGGCATCAACTCCGGCCTCAACGTCCTTTCGGCCACCGACAAGGCACTGGGCGACCCGCGCAAGCGCACCGCCATCCAGGACTTCGCGAGCCGCGTCGACAAGAGCTACGCCTGGTCCAAGGACAACCCCGGCGCGTTCGACAAGTGGTACGCCGGGTTCGCGCACCAGCCGCCGGCGATCGCCGCGCAGGTCCGCCCGGACGAGACGACGTACCAGCGCATCCCGGTCGACGCCGCGCTCGCGGCCCAGCTGCAGAAGACCTACGACACCTGGGTGCAGCAAGGCCTGTTCCCCGGCGGCAAGAAGCTGACCGAGTACATCGACTCCGGACTCGATCCGCGGTGA
- a CDS encoding DsbA family protein has protein sequence MGPALEVVEYTDPACPWAWGSEPKFRLLRAELPAVRWRRVFGILFDDDEDPAPDPAAEAAWYAKFIDGVTEHTGAPKPPHLSWVAKTSWPASLAAKAAEAQGEAVADRVLQRLRETTFLLGTPADDPERVLAAVDGVPGLDLPALRTAMASDEVRRAVREDWRETRNPCPEVLDITAPGPHSGRVKHLEHHVRYALPTLTFTGPGGRFVVPGWRPLREYFDAARAASVHSGTLPGSWEPGRGR, from the coding sequence ATGGGCCCGGCGCTCGAAGTCGTCGAGTACACCGACCCGGCGTGCCCGTGGGCGTGGGGTTCGGAACCGAAGTTCCGCCTGCTGCGGGCGGAACTGCCGGCCGTGCGGTGGCGCCGGGTGTTCGGCATCCTCTTCGACGACGACGAGGACCCCGCGCCGGACCCGGCCGCGGAAGCCGCCTGGTACGCGAAGTTCATCGACGGCGTCACCGAGCACACCGGCGCCCCGAAACCGCCGCACCTGTCCTGGGTGGCGAAGACGAGCTGGCCCGCTTCCCTGGCCGCGAAAGCCGCCGAGGCGCAAGGGGAAGCGGTGGCCGACCGGGTCCTGCAGCGGCTGCGCGAGACGACGTTCCTGCTCGGCACCCCGGCCGACGACCCCGAGCGCGTGCTCGCCGCCGTCGACGGCGTCCCGGGCCTCGATCTCCCCGCGTTGCGGACGGCGATGGCGAGCGACGAAGTCCGCCGGGCCGTGCGCGAAGACTGGCGTGAGACGCGAAACCCGTGCCCGGAAGTCCTCGACATCACCGCGCCCGGACCGCACAGCGGCCGCGTGAAACACCTCGAACACCACGTCCGCTACGCCTTGCCGACGCTGACGTTCACCGGCCCCGGCGGCCGGTTCGTCGTGCCCGGCTGGCGTCCCCTGCGCGAGTACTTCGACGCGGCGCGCGCCGCGTCGGTCCACAGTGGAACCCTTCCCGGCTCGTGGGAACCCGGCCGCGGGCGTTGA
- a CDS encoding cupin domain-containing protein yields MTDLWHQPLRHIRGADLTGDTNQTTGMTRLEAISGKTVGSSKVWMGETHVAPVTNSGDHHHGEAETAIYVKSGHPVFVFADGDEEVRIETGPGDYIFVPPYVPHREENPTDEEAVVIIARSSQEGIVVNLPSLWSPVDVPED; encoded by the coding sequence ATGACCGACCTCTGGCACCAGCCGCTGCGCCACATCCGCGGCGCGGACCTGACCGGCGACACGAACCAGACGACCGGGATGACGCGGCTGGAGGCGATCTCCGGCAAGACGGTCGGCTCGTCGAAGGTCTGGATGGGCGAGACGCACGTCGCGCCGGTGACCAACTCGGGCGACCACCACCACGGCGAGGCCGAGACCGCGATCTACGTCAAGTCCGGGCACCCGGTGTTCGTCTTCGCCGACGGCGACGAAGAGGTCCGCATCGAAACCGGCCCCGGTGACTACATCTTCGTGCCGCCCTACGTGCCGCACCGCGAGGAGAACCCGACCGACGAAGAAGCGGTCGTGATCATCGCGCGCAGCAGCCAGGAAGGCATCGTGGTCAACCTGCCGAGTCTCTGGTCCCCGGTCGACGTACCCGAGGACTGA
- a CDS encoding Rrf2 family transcriptional regulator, with the protein MRISARADYAIRVLLELAADTTRPITCEAVASTQDIPARFIKAVLRDLRQAGLVRSQRGCEGGYWLARTATEITVRDAVVAVDGEFLSVRGEPRPALAYHGTAAGLGPFWSGVEAGLDSILRATTLADLLTGAATGRRKDTPA; encoded by the coding sequence ATGCGCATCTCGGCCCGGGCGGACTACGCGATCCGCGTCCTGCTGGAGCTGGCCGCGGACACCACGCGGCCGATCACCTGCGAGGCCGTCGCGTCCACCCAGGACATCCCGGCGCGGTTCATCAAGGCCGTCCTGCGCGACCTGCGCCAGGCCGGGCTGGTCCGCAGCCAGCGCGGCTGCGAAGGCGGCTACTGGCTGGCCAGGACGGCCACCGAGATCACCGTGCGGGACGCCGTCGTGGCGGTCGACGGCGAGTTCCTCTCCGTCCGCGGCGAACCGCGCCCCGCCCTCGCCTACCACGGCACCGCCGCCGGGCTCGGCCCGTTCTGGTCCGGCGTCGAGGCCGGCCTGGACTCGATCCTGCGCGCGACGACGCTCGCCGACCTGCTCACCGGTGCCGCCACCGGCCGACGAAAGGACACCCCGGCATGA
- a CDS encoding alpha/beta hydrolase produces the protein MTLAPPVPASWSPPASAAVRGTVLVLPGRGEHAGTYPRLGARLAFDGYRVTVPDPGVPVKVAAGPGPVVLLGHDTGATRALELASTLPVAAVVASGLPLGAPRGWEDELDARTACPVHRALLESDDRFARGELGEPARTSSARPPVPVLVLHGEADRVAGAEAARAYAANLPDARFVLVSGGRHDVLNDVDHRSVAAEIVQFLEWLRAGAGAPALVRG, from the coding sequence ATGACGCTCGCCCCACCCGTCCCGGCGAGCTGGAGCCCGCCGGCGAGCGCCGCGGTCCGCGGCACGGTGCTGGTGCTGCCGGGCCGCGGCGAACACGCCGGGACCTACCCCCGGCTGGGCGCCCGGCTCGCGTTCGACGGCTACCGCGTCACGGTGCCGGACCCCGGCGTCCCGGTGAAGGTCGCCGCCGGCCCGGGGCCCGTGGTGCTGCTCGGCCACGACACCGGTGCCACCCGGGCCCTCGAGCTCGCCTCGACCCTGCCGGTCGCCGCCGTCGTCGCCAGCGGGCTCCCCCTCGGCGCGCCGCGCGGCTGGGAGGACGAGCTGGACGCCCGGACCGCCTGCCCGGTCCACCGCGCGCTGCTCGAATCCGACGACCGCTTCGCACGGGGCGAGCTCGGCGAGCCCGCACGGACGTCGTCCGCCCGTCCCCCGGTCCCGGTCCTCGTCCTGCACGGCGAAGCCGACCGGGTCGCCGGCGCCGAGGCCGCCCGGGCGTACGCGGCGAACCTCCCGGACGCCCGGTTCGTGCTGGTCTCCGGCGGCCGCCACGACGTGCTCAACGACGTCGACCACCGCAGCGTCGCCGCCGAGATCGTCCAGTTCCTGGAGTGGCTGCGGGCCGGAGCGGGCGCGCCGGCCCTGGTCCGGGGATGA
- a CDS encoding LLM class flavin-dependent oxidoreductase: MSVEFVGMIGTRDASETRPARGPVIDPGYVRRFARAHEDGGFDRVLIGYGAGWPEGQQVAAYAAAHTERLGLLIAHRPGFVAPTLAARAFATLDHFSGGRVAVHTITGGSDVEQARDGDYLGKDERYERTDEYLEILKRSWTSGDAFSHHGKHYRLDGYTPQVRPLQNPRIPVYFGGSSEAAYRVGGKHADVFALWGEPLAETAEQIAAVRAAAKAADRLTLPGISVSFRPILGPTEDLAWERAQRILDTITASGAAKAAREWRDGGTPANVGSVRLLAAAAKADRHDRALWTPTATATGAAGNSTALVGTPETVAKALLDYVDIGVTTLLIRGYDPLDDAIDYGRHLLPLVRAELARRDRRPATAAAV; this comes from the coding sequence ATGTCCGTCGAGTTCGTCGGCATGATCGGCACGCGGGACGCGAGCGAGACCCGGCCGGCCAGAGGACCGGTGATCGACCCCGGTTACGTGCGGCGGTTCGCCCGCGCCCACGAGGACGGCGGCTTCGACCGCGTGCTGATCGGCTACGGCGCGGGCTGGCCCGAAGGCCAGCAGGTCGCCGCCTACGCCGCCGCGCACACCGAACGGCTCGGCCTGCTCATCGCCCACCGGCCCGGGTTCGTCGCACCGACGCTCGCCGCGCGGGCGTTCGCGACGCTCGACCACTTCAGCGGCGGCCGGGTCGCGGTGCACACCATCACCGGCGGCAGCGACGTCGAGCAGGCCCGCGACGGCGACTACCTCGGCAAGGACGAGCGCTACGAGCGCACCGACGAGTACCTGGAGATCCTCAAGCGCTCGTGGACCTCCGGCGACGCCTTTTCCCACCACGGCAAGCACTACCGGCTCGACGGCTACACCCCGCAGGTGCGGCCGCTGCAGAACCCGCGGATCCCGGTGTACTTCGGCGGTTCCTCCGAAGCCGCCTACCGGGTCGGCGGCAAGCACGCCGATGTCTTCGCGCTCTGGGGCGAACCGCTGGCCGAAACGGCCGAGCAGATCGCCGCCGTCCGGGCCGCGGCCAAGGCCGCCGACCGGCTCACCCTGCCGGGGATCAGCGTGTCGTTCCGCCCGATCCTCGGCCCCACCGAGGACCTCGCCTGGGAACGCGCGCAGCGGATCCTCGACACGATCACGGCGTCCGGCGCGGCGAAGGCGGCCCGCGAGTGGCGCGACGGCGGCACCCCGGCCAACGTCGGCAGCGTCCGGCTGCTGGCCGCGGCCGCGAAGGCCGATCGCCACGACCGTGCACTGTGGACACCCACGGCCACCGCCACCGGCGCGGCCGGCAACTCCACCGCGCTGGTCGGCACGCCGGAAACCGTCGCGAAAGCCTTGCTGGACTACGTCGACATCGGCGTCACCACCCTGCTGATCCGCGGCTACGACCCCCTCGACGACGCGATCGACTACGGCAGGCACCTGCTGCCGCTGGTCCGCGCCGAGCTCGCCCGCCGCGACCGGCGACCGGCCACGGCGGCCGCCGTATGA
- a CDS encoding acyl-CoA dehydrogenase family protein, translating into MSTSVATVPQPDLGALPSIATALAARAGEHDREATFPHEGVELVHAAGLLTTTVHPRYGGPGAGVLDTARLLAELGRGDPSVALVTAMTLFVHAAQGETPTWPDEIYREVLAESADRPVLINALRVEPELGSPTRGGLPATIARRTADGWRLTGRKIYSTGSEGLRRLVVWARTDEPEPRVGGFLVRADAPGITIEPTWDHLGLRASASHDVVFTDVPVPADATAGLSTPDTQRPPVLTFPLALPALYLGVARNALDWLTGFLRERVPSGLGKPLSTLPRFQTGVGEIAARITGAQEILFGVAARADQGVVGADAGVAKVLATRLLIEAVEHAVALAGNPGLTHGNPLQRHYRDVLCSRVHTPQDDAVLTGLGRSILG; encoded by the coding sequence GTGAGCACCAGCGTCGCCACCGTGCCGCAGCCCGACCTGGGCGCGCTGCCGTCGATCGCCACCGCGCTCGCGGCCCGCGCGGGGGAGCACGACCGCGAAGCGACGTTCCCGCACGAAGGCGTCGAACTGGTGCACGCGGCGGGGTTGCTGACGACCACGGTGCACCCGCGCTACGGCGGCCCGGGCGCGGGCGTCCTCGACACGGCCCGCCTGCTCGCCGAGCTCGGCCGCGGCGACCCGTCGGTCGCGCTGGTCACGGCGATGACGTTGTTCGTGCACGCCGCGCAGGGCGAAACGCCGACGTGGCCCGACGAGATCTACCGCGAGGTGCTCGCGGAGTCCGCGGACCGGCCGGTCCTGATCAACGCGCTGCGCGTGGAGCCCGAGCTGGGCTCGCCCACCCGCGGTGGCCTGCCCGCGACGATCGCCCGCCGGACCGCGGACGGCTGGCGGCTCACCGGCCGCAAGATCTACTCGACCGGCTCGGAAGGCCTGCGCCGGCTGGTGGTCTGGGCGCGGACCGACGAACCCGAGCCGCGCGTCGGCGGATTCCTGGTGCGTGCCGACGCGCCGGGCATCACGATCGAACCGACGTGGGACCACCTCGGCCTGCGGGCGAGCGCGAGCCACGACGTCGTCTTCACCGACGTCCCGGTTCCGGCGGACGCCACCGCCGGACTGTCCACACCGGACACCCAGCGCCCGCCGGTGCTCACCTTCCCGCTGGCGCTGCCGGCGCTCTACCTCGGCGTGGCGCGCAACGCGCTGGACTGGCTCACCGGCTTCCTGCGCGAGCGCGTCCCGAGCGGGCTGGGCAAGCCGCTGTCGACGTTGCCGCGGTTCCAAACGGGAGTGGGCGAGATCGCCGCCCGCATCACCGGCGCCCAGGAAATCCTCTTCGGCGTCGCCGCCCGGGCGGACCAGGGGGTCGTCGGAGCGGACGCCGGCGTCGCCAAGGTGCTGGCGACGCGGCTGCTCATCGAAGCGGTCGAGCACGCGGTCGCCCTGGCGGGAAATCCCGGCTTGACGCACGGGAACCCGCTGCAGCGCCACTACCGCGACGTCCTCTGCAGCCGCGTCCACACGCCCCAGGACGACGCGGTGCTGACCGGGCTGGGCCGCTCGATCCTGGGGTGA
- a CDS encoding TIGR03620 family F420-dependent LLM class oxidoreductase, which translates to MTIELGVLGAHLRDHQVTPDRAAELEAAGYGTLWLDASPPADLAVAEQLLDATARLTVGTSVVNVWTADADTVAASYHRIAAAHPGRFLLGVGIGHREVHTGYASPYDTLVSYLDRLAAAGVPEDRIVLAALGPRMLRLARDRTAGTLPCMSTPEHTRRARAILGPGKLLLPGHFAVVDPDPGRARKLARSAPPGTALQVTNYATNLRRLGYTDDDLADAGSDRLIDALVAHGGPAAVAAGLHAHLHAGANHVGVYPLGEDPVRTLRDVAEAVTGA; encoded by the coding sequence ATGACGATCGAACTCGGCGTGCTCGGTGCCCACCTGCGCGACCATCAAGTGACCCCGGACCGGGCGGCCGAACTGGAAGCGGCCGGGTACGGCACGCTGTGGCTGGACGCCTCTCCCCCGGCCGACCTCGCCGTGGCGGAACAGCTGCTCGACGCCACCGCGCGGCTGACCGTCGGGACCAGCGTCGTGAACGTGTGGACCGCCGACGCGGACACCGTCGCCGCCTCGTACCACCGCATCGCCGCCGCGCACCCCGGCCGCTTCCTGCTCGGCGTGGGGATCGGGCACCGCGAGGTGCACACCGGATACGCGTCGCCGTACGACACCCTGGTGTCCTATTTGGACCGGCTGGCCGCGGCCGGGGTGCCCGAAGACCGGATCGTGCTGGCCGCGCTCGGCCCGCGGATGCTGCGACTGGCCCGCGACCGCACGGCCGGCACCCTCCCGTGCATGAGCACGCCCGAGCACACCCGGCGGGCGCGGGCGATCCTCGGCCCGGGCAAGCTCCTCCTGCCCGGCCACTTCGCGGTCGTCGACCCCGACCCCGGGCGCGCCCGGAAGCTGGCCCGCTCCGCGCCCCCGGGCACGGCCCTGCAGGTCACCAACTACGCCACCAACCTGCGACGGCTCGGCTACACCGACGACGACCTCGCCGACGCCGGCAGCGACCGCCTCATCGACGCACTGGTCGCACACGGCGGCCCGGCGGCCGTCGCGGCGGGTCTGCACGCCCACCTGCACGCCGGCGCGAACCACGTCGGCGTCTACCCGCTCGGCGAGGACCCGGTCCGCACGCTCCGCGACGTCGCCGAAGCCGTGACCGGCGCCTGA
- a CDS encoding LysR family transcriptional regulator, whose amino-acid sequence MELRALRYFVTVADELHFGRAAERLHIAQPAVSRQIARLERELGARLFDRSPRRVRLTGTGRRVLDAARAALAAADEVRAAAAVPTGTMRIGTAAGFTGRLERGIDALRASPASFDVVLVDLPLAARLNALRQGDLDVALARGVPSVPGLRTLPAWTEPLFAVVSRHHRAADLPAVALADLAGGVLRVPDASVHDVVTTALREAGVSPRLGRPAAAVQDTVVEVGSDPDSWAVLPADQVAEIGSTRVRAIPLRPALTITGSVVVPGDLPNRCATAHVAAFRDAVSVSCR is encoded by the coding sequence GTGGAACTACGAGCGCTGCGGTACTTCGTCACCGTCGCCGACGAACTGCACTTCGGCCGCGCCGCCGAGCGTCTGCACATCGCGCAGCCCGCGGTCAGCAGGCAGATCGCCCGGTTGGAACGCGAACTGGGTGCCCGGCTGTTCGACCGCTCCCCGCGCCGGGTCCGCCTCACCGGCACCGGCCGCCGCGTGCTCGACGCGGCACGCGCCGCCCTCGCCGCCGCCGATGAGGTCCGTGCCGCCGCCGCGGTGCCCACCGGGACCATGCGCATCGGCACCGCCGCCGGGTTCACCGGCCGCCTCGAGCGCGGTATCGACGCCCTGCGCGCGAGCCCGGCGTCGTTCGACGTCGTGCTCGTCGACCTCCCGCTCGCCGCGCGCCTGAACGCCCTCCGCCAGGGCGACCTCGACGTGGCGCTGGCCCGCGGCGTGCCGTCGGTGCCGGGCCTCCGCACGCTGCCGGCGTGGACGGAACCGCTGTTCGCCGTCGTCTCCCGGCACCACCGGGCGGCGGACCTCCCCGCGGTCGCCCTCGCCGACCTGGCCGGCGGCGTCCTGCGGGTCCCGGACGCGTCCGTGCACGACGTGGTGACGACCGCGTTGCGCGAGGCGGGGGTGAGTCCCCGGCTGGGCCGCCCGGCCGCAGCGGTCCAGGACACCGTCGTCGAGGTGGGCTCCGATCCGGACAGCTGGGCGGTGCTGCCCGCCGACCAGGTCGCCGAGATCGGCTCGACCCGCGTCCGCGCGATCCCGCTCCGGCCGGCCCTGACGATCACCGGCAGCGTCGTCGTCCCCGGCGACCTCCCGAACCGGTGCGCCACAGCGCACGTGGCGGCCTTCCGCGACGCGGTTTCCGTCAGCTGTAGGTGA
- a CDS encoding GH25 family lysozyme: MVLRALVVVPALAVGMLLCTVPAQANSTPAHPESDFMGSMVHRVEGHSSARATTRAAAAAATPNAAGMDVSHWQNSVDWTTAATNGATFAYMKATEGTTYVDDRFAANYAGSANAGLMRGAYHFALPDTASGAAQATFFLAQGGGWVADGHTLPPVLDIEYNPYGTADWAGWCYGLTPAQLTAWITDFTTTVHDRTNRWPAIYTTNGWWANCTGGDTGTAANSPLWIAHNGTDPGTIPGGWSAYTFWQYADSGTFPGDQDYFGGTADQVRAVALGSGPDKIAEHYAALGGAASYLGTPVGGETPVAGGWEQKYTGGVIDYAPNTGAFAVHGDILTAYQRLGGPAGALGFPVADETTTSDGAGRYSDFVIGSIYTTPGTGAHGIQGEIRKKWRALGAEKGLGYPTTDETSTPDGVARYNHFSTNASIYYTVGTGAHNVQGEIRKKWAALGWERGLGYPTTDESSTPDGVARYNHFTTGSSIYYTVNTGAHSIQGEIRKKWAALGWERGLGYPTTDESSTPDGVGRYNHFTNSASVYWTASTGAWSIHGAIRDKWASLGWERSALAYPTSDEYGVSVGRRNDFQHGGVTYNTSTGATTVTYS; encoded by the coding sequence ATGGTGTTGCGCGCCCTTGTCGTGGTGCCCGCGTTGGCGGTGGGAATGCTGTTGTGCACCGTTCCCGCACAAGCGAACAGCACGCCGGCCCATCCCGAATCCGACTTCATGGGTTCGATGGTGCACCGCGTCGAAGGGCACAGCTCGGCCCGCGCGACGACCCGCGCCGCGGCGGCGGCCGCGACTCCGAACGCGGCGGGCATGGACGTCAGCCACTGGCAGAACTCGGTGGACTGGACCACGGCCGCGACGAACGGGGCGACCTTCGCCTACATGAAGGCGACCGAGGGTACGACCTACGTCGACGACCGGTTCGCCGCGAACTACGCGGGCTCGGCGAACGCCGGGCTGATGCGCGGCGCCTACCACTTCGCCTTGCCCGACACCGCTTCCGGTGCCGCGCAAGCCACCTTCTTCCTCGCCCAGGGCGGCGGCTGGGTCGCCGACGGGCACACCCTGCCGCCGGTGCTGGACATCGAGTACAACCCGTACGGCACCGCCGACTGGGCCGGCTGGTGCTACGGCCTGACCCCGGCGCAGCTGACCGCGTGGATCACCGACTTCACCACCACCGTCCACGACCGCACGAACCGCTGGCCGGCGATCTACACGACCAACGGCTGGTGGGCCAACTGCACCGGCGGCGACACCGGCACCGCCGCGAACAGTCCACTGTGGATCGCCCACAACGGCACCGACCCGGGCACCATCCCCGGCGGGTGGAGCGCCTACACGTTCTGGCAGTACGCCGATTCCGGCACCTTCCCCGGCGACCAGGACTACTTCGGCGGAACCGCCGACCAGGTCCGGGCGGTCGCGCTCGGCAGCGGGCCGGACAAGATCGCCGAGCACTACGCCGCGCTGGGCGGCGCCGCGTCCTACCTGGGCACCCCGGTGGGCGGCGAAACCCCGGTCGCCGGTGGCTGGGAGCAGAAGTACACCGGCGGCGTCATCGACTACGCGCCGAACACCGGCGCGTTCGCGGTGCACGGCGACATCCTGACCGCCTACCAGCGCCTCGGCGGTCCGGCCGGCGCACTCGGCTTCCCGGTGGCCGACGAGACGACGACGTCCGACGGCGCCGGCCGCTACAGCGACTTCGTGATCGGCTCGATCTACACGACGCCGGGCACCGGCGCGCACGGCATCCAGGGCGAGATCCGCAAGAAGTGGCGGGCGCTCGGCGCGGAGAAGGGCCTGGGCTACCCGACGACGGACGAGACGTCGACACCCGACGGCGTCGCGCGCTACAACCACTTCAGCACCAACGCTTCGATCTACTACACGGTCGGCACCGGCGCCCACAACGTCCAGGGCGAGATCCGGAAGAAGTGGGCCGCGCTCGGCTGGGAACGCGGCCTCGGCTACCCGACGACCGACGAGTCGAGCACGCCGGACGGCGTCGCCCGGTACAACCACTTCACGACCGGCTCGTCGATCTACTACACCGTGAACACCGGCGCCCACAGCATCCAGGGCGAGATCCGGAAGAAGTGGGCGGCACTGGGCTGGGAACGCGGCCTCGGCTACCCGACCACGGACGAGTCGAGCACCCCGGACGGAGTGGGCCGCTACAACCACTTCACCAACTCCGCGTCGGTCTACTGGACCGCGTCCACGGGAGCGTGGTCGATCCACGGCGCGATCCGGGACAAGTGGGCCTCGCTGGGCTGGGAGCGCAGCGCACTCGCCTACCCGACCAGTGACGAATACGGCGTGTCCGTCGGGCGCCGCAACGACTTCCAGCACGGTGGCGTCACGTACAACACCAGTACCGGCGCGACCACCGTCACCTACAGCTGA